The following nucleotide sequence is from Nitratidesulfovibrio termitidis HI1.
CGCAACAAGTGCGCGGCCTTCCGCTTCCACTCGCTGGGCAAGGGCAAGAGCGACCGCAACATGGAGCCGTTCTTCATCGAGATATGTCCGGAGCCCGCAGAGGACCGCAAGCTGTCCTCGCACCAGGGCGAGGAGTTCATCCTGGTGAACAAGGGGTCCATCCGCGTGGTGTACGGCAAGGAAGAGCATCTGCTCGGACCGGGCGACAGCATCTACTACAACTCCATCGTGCCCCACTACGTGGGCGCCGAAGGGGACGCCCCGGCCGAGATATACGCCGTGATCTACTATCCCTAGGAGTGGAAGGGGCATGGACGAATTCGCAGTGCGCGAACGGACCCTTGGCCAGATACTGGACGAGACCGTTGCCAAATATCCGGACAACGACGCGGTCGTCTACGTGGACCGCGACTACAGGCAGACCTACCGGCAGTTCGCCGATGCGGTGGACGAACTTGCCAAGGGACTGATGGCCCTTGGCGTGCAGCACGGCGAAAAGGTGGCCGTGTGGGCCACCAACGTGCCCCACTGGGTGGCGCTGCAGTTCGCCACGGCCAAGATGGGCGCCATCCTGCTTACGGTGAACACCAACTACCGCGAGCACGAGATCCGCTACCTGCTCACCCAGTCGGAGTGCGAGAACCTGTTCATCATCGACGGGTTCCGCGACCACGACTACGTGCAGACCATCTACAACATGATCCCGGAACTGAAGACGCAGCCGCGCGGGCAGTTGCGCTGCCCCTCGCTGCCGCACCTGAAGCGGGTCATGTTCCTGGGCGCGGAAAAGCACCGGGGCATGTATTCCGTGCCCGAGATCGTCAGCATGTCGGCCATGGTCTCGGACGAGGAATACGCCGAGCGCCAGCGCGCCCTTTCCCCGCACGACGTGGTGAACATGCAGTACACCTCGGGCACCACCGGGTTCCCCAAGGGGGTCATGCTCACCCACGTGAACATCGGCAACAACGGCTACTGGATCGGC
It contains:
- a CDS encoding helix-turn-helix domain-containing protein, with the translated sequence MGADKLGARVRKYREDRSLSREELADAAGLKTEFIAALEDDNLYPSIGPLQKLARALNVRLGTFMDDAVSRDPIVSRQGDREADLTMQKARNKCAAFRFHSLGKGKSDRNMEPFFIEICPEPAEDRKLSSHQGEEFILVNKGSIRVVYGKEEHLLGPGDSIYYNSIVPHYVGAEGDAPAEIYAVIYYP